A region of the Zhihengliuella halotolerans genome:
TGATTAGTCGCGCCCCTCGTGCTCTCTCACTACTGGGCTATTGCTAAGCCCGCGCCCTCGACGATAGACGGTCTCTCCGGTTCGCAGGGAAGATAGGTCGCTTCCCGAGGGAAGGGCGCCGTCGTAGCTTGGCGAGCGGGCAGAGCCGAGCAGAATCCGAACCAGCCATGCAGGTAGACGGGGCTCGGCCCATCGCCAAAGCGCGTACCAGGTGCCGATGATGATCGACGCAAGGACCGGCACCAGCAGGTCCCCGTACTCGAGCAGATCGGCTTTGAGCGGGGCGAGGACCGGCAATGCGCCGACCAGCCAGGTGATAAGACCACCCCAGAGGGTGGGGATGACCGTTCGCAGGATACTGGTGAGCATGGTGAAGGTCCTCTCTACTTCAGGCGCTCGGCGATGGCGTCGACGATGGCTTCGGCCTTGACCGAGTCGGTGCGCTCGACGATGAGGTCCGCGATTTCTTGGGCGGAAGTGCCGGCGTCGAGTTCTCGGATCAGGTCGCGGAGCCCACGAGTCTGGTCCCACGCGAGGCCTCCGTAGCTGAGGACGTCGTCGCGCGAGTTGTGGTGCTGGCCGAAGACCTCCGCGGCCTTGCCTTTCATCTGTGGCTTGCGGGCGGCGAACGCTTCGAGCCGCTCGTCGAGCAGTTCGCTCATTTCGGATTTGCTGACCATGTCGAACCAGTCCTTTCGGGTGGGGGTGGCGCCGGCGGGGTCGACGGCGTCCTTGCTGTTGGTAAGGCGCGCGAACTCTTCGAGGAAGAGCTTCCAGTCGAAGGCGGCGCCGGGGTCGCTACGGCGGCCGGGGTCGGAGTCGCCGTGGCCGAGGAAGCCGGGCTCGCCGCGGTGAGCTTGGGCGCGGGTGATGCGTTTCGCCGGGATCGTGATCCCGTACGTTTCTTTGAGCCATCGGGCGTAGGACGCGAAGCCGGCCGCACAGTTCTTGACGATGCGCTCGCGGCGGTCCTCGGGGATGCGGTGCCACTCCCCCGCGCGGACGGCCATGCTGCCGCCGTACGAGAAGTTGTTGGTGGCGGTGTCGTGCCACGTCTCGTAAGACGCCGGCGCCATGAAGACCAGGGAGTCGGAATCGCAGAGGAAGTGGTAGGAGCCGTATCCGGTCCGGGTGGCGATGAACTTCGCAACGGTCTCCGCGCCAGAGTCCTCACCAATGAGGTCGATGAAGTTTTCTGCGGTGTGCACCACGCAGGTCCCGGTCGGCTTGGCATTATTGCGTCGCGTCTTGCGGCACTGCGGGGTGTTCTTATTCGGGGTGTCGAGCAGGATGAATCCGGTGCTGCTCATGTCTGCCTCCTGGGCATAAGAAAAGCCCCGGCCGGGACGGCTCAGGGCTTGATGTGGTGGCGGGTCAGGGGACGTACCCGTCCGGTGGGGACGGAGGCGGTGGGGCCTTGCCGTCCCAGATGTGTTTCTCTAGCTGGGCGATGTGCCGGCGCGACGCGTGCTTGTCCGCGTAGAAGCCGGTCACACGGTTGTTGAGCTTGTCAATCTGGTCGTTGTGCTCGCGCCGCTGCGCCGCGAGCTGCTGATCGAGGTGTGCCCGATCAGATCGCAGCTCCTCGATCAGCTTCTCCCGCGCGGCCGCAACGGCGTTCTGCCGCTCCTGGTCGAGCGCGGCCCGCTCGGCCGCGAGCTTCTCCCGGGCGAGCTTGTCCTCGGCGGCGGCCTTGTCCTTAAGCACATGGTGCCCGTAGATCACACCGACGACCGAGAGCACCCCGATAACCAAGGTCGCCAGCGGGGCGTAGAGCGGGGCTAGTAGCTCGAGCCAGCCCGGAGCATCGGCGAGCGCTGTTGGGGGTAAATCCACACGGCCTCCTACGGTGTGAGTGATGGGAAGAGAAAGGCCCCTGCGGAGCGCGGGGGCCTTTCTGGGGTGCTGGAGGTTACGGCAGGTCGGCGGGGTCGCCCCCGCAGGCGACGAATCGCGCGTGCAGTTCGGTGATCTGCTCGGGGATCTGGACGAGCGCGGCTCGCCGTTCCTGCTCCGCGAGCACCGCGTTCAGATGGTCCGACAATCCTTCGTCGGTGAGCGTGGTCAAGTCCACGGCTTCTCCTTACTGGTAGGGGATGGTGCCGATGGCGGTACCCGGCAGGGTCGACGGCGCGGCGGCAGTCGTCGCGAAGGAAACCTCGGTCGCCCCGTTGTTCGTGGTGACGGTGCCGGTGCTCATGAAGATCGCCCCATCCCACCGGATCGTCATCAGCTTCATCACGGTGCCCGCCTCGTCGGAGCGGAGGAAGACCTCCGTCGTCCCCTGTGGGCGGAAACCGCTCGGAAGCTGCCAGACAGCCGAGGTGCTGGCTGCAGACCCGTTCAGGTTGTGAATGCGAAGCGTGACCGTGTAGCCCTCGCGCCGGATGCGGAAGTCGGTGCCGACCGTCCACCCGTTCGTGAGGAGACCTGACACGTCCCGCCACCCGGAGTCATAGTGGATGAGCTGCTCGCGCCCGTTGATCGGGTCCCGCACCGTGATCTTTCGCCCGGCCGTCTCGTCGAACTGCGGATCCCCCGACTGCCACGGATACCACGTCCCGGAGTAGTAGGTTCGGTGCCAGACCCGGTTCGTCGACCCGTACGAGTGGTACTTCTGCGTGACGTTCGACCCGGTGCTGTTAGACCTGACCATGACGTCGCCGGCTCGACCTTCGGGGTAGTTGTTTCCACCCCCAGCATTCACCGAAGCGGGCTGGAAATAGTCGCCAGGGACCAGCAGCGTGTTGAGGTCCACGTCCCCCAGCTGGATCATCTCCATGTTCCGGCGGTTCGCCAGCACCAGCTCATACGGCGAGAGGACGACCAGAACCCCCTCGTCGACCTTCTGTTGCACGTAGTTCAGGTGCGCTTCGAACTCGGCCGTCGTGATCTTGCCCGTGAGGTTGATCTGCGACGGGTGGAGCATGATTTGGATACCCTCGCCGTTGGCAATGGCGATGTCGACGCGGTCGTTCAAGGTGGCGGCGCTCAGGCTGTCCGCCGTGAGGTGCCCCATGCCGTGTCGGACTACCCCGTCCAGAGGGCGGTGGTAGGCAGTGTCCGGGATGTAGCCCGATGAGACAGCGTGGTGCTCGAGGATGAGCCGCCCGGCGACGGTCTCGAAGAACGCCTCGGCGCTGTTGCCGCCGTTGAATCCGAGGTAGCTGGAACCGCCGACGCCAGGAGGAGCGAAGCCGTCGATGACCGCTGAGGGGATCTGCGAGCGCAGCGTTTCCAGCGATTCGACGATCCGCTGCTCGAGGAGAGACACAGTGGTCGCATCGCTGTGGTTCTCGGCGTGGTGCCAGATCTCCAGGAGCCCCTCCTGCACCCAACCGTCGACCTGCGCGGGGGTCACTCCGCCCATCTCGGCGTAACCCCACTGATTCGAGTTCAGCGCCTGCGAGTGCTTCCACCAGCGAGCGTCGAAGAGCGGCTTGATCTCGTCCCGGTAGTTCGCCAGTCCGTGATCGAACCGGTAGGCGACTGCAGCCCGCCCGTTGGTGTGGACCGGGCCCCGGCGACGCGTGAAGTCTTGCAGCAGCATCGGGTTCGCCGCGCCGGACAGCATCGCCGCCGGGTTGTCCATACGCCGCCAGTCCGACCAGCCAGTGCCCAGCGCGTTGACCGTGTTGCGCTCCCAGACCCGGCGTTCGAACGACTCGGAGTATGTGTAATACGTCTGCACTGTGTGGACGTAGTTGCCCACCGTCGCCGTGGAGACCTCTACCTGGAACGGGCTGTCTGCCGCATCGGGCGGACGATTGGTCATGGTCGCGGTATTCGAGACCGACCGAGAGAAGCGCCACCCGTTGACCTGCACCGTGTTCAGGTCGGAACCGTTCGCGAGCTCCTGCGGGTTCTCCAGCACGGATACCCGGTCGCCGAGCGCCGCGGCCTCTGCTATCGCTTCAGCAGACGTCTTGACGAGGGCGTAGTCTCCGAATTTTGCTTCGATTCTGCGTACGGTCCCCTGCGTCTTGAAGCTGCCGACGTACCCCTTTGAATTCGAGGCGAGCACCGGGACCGGGTTCTCATTCATGTCGTAGACCTGGATCGAGCTCCCGGTGGCGGCGTCGGCGATGGTGCCGGCGACCCCGGCGACCGGGGCGAGGGTACGGGGGTCAACGACGACAAACGCGTCGAACGTGGAGAAAGCCATCGTGGCTCCTTACTTTCTGATGCCCATGAGGACGGCCTGCCGGCCGATGATCTGGATGTACGCCCGGTCACCATCCGCGACCGCGACGAGACTGGTTGGCCGGATCTCCGCGCCCTCCGGGTCCCCGTCTAGGCGGACCTCGACCGGGCTGGCCGTGGTGACCGTTCCCCATCGGTACGTCTGCCGCTGCGGCGGGTCCGCCGAGAGCAGCAGCTCGAGCGGATCTGGACTCGCCATCAGTCCCTCACCTCCCGCACCGTCGCCTGGATCAGCCCGCCCGTTTTCAGGTCGATACTCATCTTCTGGATTACGCAGGTCGCGTCGATGCCGCGCGTCTGCCGCCGCACCCGGATCCGCGAGTTCAGATTCACGGGCACGAACGCGAACGACACCTGGAACGTGGACGTGACGTTCGAGAGCTCGGTCATGCGGCGCTCGGCGATGCCGTCTAGGACCTCCTGGCTGGTGGCCTCGACGTTCTCCTCCACGTGCGTGACCCACCGGCCACGGGACGGGAACGACAGCGGGTCGGACGGATCCTCGTTCGTGACCGTCGACGTCAGCGCCGGTGCTTCGCCATCCGTACTGGCGATGCAAAGCACGCGGTTCGGGACCTTGAAGAAGTCCTCTTCGTGCTCCATCCCCGGGCTCAGGATCGACCATTTGTTGTCGACGAACTCGAATGCCTCCGGTCTGTCCGCGGGCCGCACGTACGGCGATGCCCGGTACTTGCCGTGCACGTCGCACCAGAGCGAGAAGAAATTCACCGCTGCCAACAGGTCGTTGACGATGCGCAGGACGGACGTCCCGGCCTCCCAGACCAGCTGGGACGGCAGCACCTCCGAGGTCTCCTCGATGATCACGTCCGCCGGATTCGCGCCCGAGGACGCGACCAGGTCGCGGACGACGTCGACCACCGGGGCGCCCTTCGCCGCCGAGAACGTCTCCAGCACGGCGTCGGCGTTGAGGATGCTCAGCTTGTCGTACAGGGCGACCGACTGGCTGCGTGCCACCCCGTACGACGTCGCCGGCGTCTCCGGCAGGTACACGCCCAGCGGGTAATCCTGCTCGCTGCCGTCGTGCAGGGTCAGGACCCGGACCGGCTTCAGTCGCGTCTGCAGCCAGTCGACGGGCTCGCCCGTGTAGGCGAGCTCGCCGCCGGTGCGAATCGTGTTGTGCACGGACCAGTCGAGGGAGGCGTCGCCGACGCCGTCGAGGGTGCCGCGCTGGATCTCGTCGAGGTCCAAGACCCGCCACTCAACTCGCTCCGACCGGTGCGTCAGCAGCGGGTCCGGGACGAAGGTCTCCGGCAGGTTGCCGCCCCAGAAAAGCGGACTACTCATGGTGGCTGACCTCCGTCCACGAGAAGTTGGCGTCCGTGACGATCCGCTCGCTGCTGTCGGCGAGCTCCTGCAACGACACGAAGATCCGCTCGCCGAGCGGGTCGCGGTAGCAGACCGGGGCCGGAAGGTCGACGACGCGCCGCAGTTGAGTCAGGGTGGCGCCGCCGTCCGGGTTCGGGCTGACCCGGACCGCGAGACTGCCCGTGTGCCGGCGGTGCTCGCCGGCGAACTCGACCGGGTGCGTCCGTCCAGCGAATTCGTGCAGGACTTTCTCCCGGCTGAAGGACCGAGACCGTTTCGCGTTCGCCCGGACCCGGGCCACCACGGAAAAACCCGGGCCCGCGTTGAGGTAGCACCAACCCTCGCCGGCATCGACGACGACCTGCACGACCAGTGACTCCGCCGTCGACGGCAGCGCCGACACCGAGACCGCGCGATAGTGGTTCACCCCGACCAGGGCCGGAATGTAGTCCGTCAGCGCCGTCGTCTTCGGCAGGTTGGTCGCGATCAGCGTCCAGGGGCCGTCGTCGATCGCCCGGTATAGGTCCACGTACTCGGCTTCCGGGGCCGGCGCGACGGCGTCCGGGGTGTCGATGGTGATCATCATCGCCCCGGTGTCCACGTCGAAGTTCGCGGTCACCGCGGGTGCCGGCGGCTCCGCGTAGTCGACCGTGAAGTAGTTCCGATCCTCGGCGGACCAGAGGCCCGCCCCATCCCGGACAGCCACGCCCACCGAGTACGAGGCGCCGTCCTTCAAGTACGTCTCGAACACCGCCGAGGCCGCGTCGTCCGTACCCTGCAGCGTCTCCAGGGCGGCGTCGGCCGCGCTGTAGAGCACCACGGCCCACCCGGTCTGGCTGCTGGCCTCGGCGTCCCCATACGACCAGGCGGCCGTCAGCGAGGACGTCTCGACGACGGCAGCATCCGCTGGCGTCGTCAGGTTTACGGTCGGCGTCGACGAGACCTCGAGCAGCACCGTCTCAGACCAGGGCGACTCCGACGGTTCGGTCGCGTACTCGCCCCACGTGCGGACCTGCCACTCAAGCGTCGCGCCGTTCGCGAACGTCCCACCCGCGAACTCGTGCGAGAACGAGCTGCCGGCCAGCTTGCCGGTGCTCGTCCAGTCTCCGCCGTCGACCCGGTACTGGATCTCGTACGCAGTCTGCGCCGTGCCGTCGACGGGGTTGTGCACCCAATAGAAGGCCATCACCGACGCCCCGTCGAACGCATCCAGCGGAGCGGTCGGCGTAGGAGCCAGCGGGTTGGTGAGCAACTGCACGACGGCCGAGTACGCCCACTCCGACTGCCGACCGTCCGCGGTCATTGCGACCGCGTACTGGTGCGTCTTGGCTGGATCGGGCCCGACATGCGTGTACGACGTCGTGTCCGCCGCCAGCGTCGCCAGATCGTAGTTCCAGGCCCCGCCGTCCTCGCTGTGCGCGAACTTCAAACCCGTGTTGTATCGGGCGACGATGTCCCATGTGACCGAGATGTCCGTGCCCGAGCGCACGGCGACCAGGTCGGCCGCCGGCGCCGGCCGGGTCGGTACGTAGCCCGAATACGCCCAGTCGGAGCTGCCGGCGTCGTTCTCGGCCCGGACCCGCAGCCGGTATCGATTGTCCGCCTCGGCCGAGTTGTACGTGTAGCTCGTCCGGGACGGCCCGCCGACGTACGCCGTCGAGTACGACCCCGAAACCAGATCCCACACCTGGATGCGGACCCGGTCTCGCGGCTTCCCGGACGTCGCCGTCGGCAGATTCCACGACCCGTCCAGCTGTGTGTCCGACACGTACGCCAGGGCCGCACCCGTGGGAGAGTCCGGCGGGCTGATCGGCCGCTTCTTCGTCACATGCGAGCCCGATACGCTCGCCGTGCCCGAGACCGCGTTGATGCCCGTCAGCGATGCGTTCACCGTCGTCGTCACCGTAGACGAGTACGACGTCGACCGGCTGATCGTGAGGGTCTTCAGCTTCTTTTTGTTCGAGCTGGACCAGGGCGACGTCGAGGACGTCGACACCGAGACCGCACCCGAGAAGCTGTAGTCCCCGCCGATCGTGAGGGTGTTCGACGAGTCTGAGACCGGGCCTTTCGTCCAGATCCACACGTCCACCGTCACGTCGACCGACGACGTGCCCGTGCCCACCGACGACGGCGACTGGCTGAACTCGTAACCCAACCTCATCCCGTTGGTGCTGGTCTCGACCTTGGATCCCCACGAAACAGCCACGGATCAGCCTCCCGTCATCTGCCGCGCACGACGCGGATTGAATACCTTGCCTATCTCCTGCCGCGCCGCGACCCGGAATTCCTCGATGACCTTGTCGCCGAGCATCACCTGGATCACGATGTCGCCCCCTTCGCCACGTGCCCGCACCGACTCGGCGAGCGCGTGCATGTCCTGCCACTGGGCCTCAGTGAGGACGGGCTCGGGTTTGCCGGTGGCGTTGAGGACGGGGGTTACTCCTGGCTGGAGGTAGCCGCCCTTGTCGTAGAGGTACTGGTCGGGGTTGACGACGCCGTTGACGCGGCCCTTGTGCACTTCGAAGTGCACGTGGGTGCCGGTGACGTTGCCGGTGGCGCCCTGGTAGCCGATGTGCTGTCCGGCCTTGACGTGGTCGCCGACGCCGACTTTTGGGCCACCTACGGGGTTGTGGCCGTAGTAGGTCCAGAGGTCGGGGCCGTGGTTGAGGTAGATACCGATGCCGGTCTTGCCGGCGACGGCGTTCCATCCGACCCGCTGCACGACGCCCGGTAGGGCGGCGTAGGTGGGGCCTCCGCCGGCGATGTCGATGCCGGTGTGGAAGCCGCCCCAGCGGGGCCCGTACTTGGAGGTGACGGGCCCGTTGGAGGGGCGGTGGAATGCGCCGAGCGCGCCGTTGTAGACGGCGGTCCCGTTCGCGTCGGCTTCCGAGTCCTTGCCGCGGATCCAGTCGAGGACGCCGTCGATGCTCTTCCCGGCGGCGCCGGAGGCCATGTCGCCCCACGTGCCCTGTCCGGCGAGCGCCGAGGTGAGTCCGGTCTTGATGGGGTTGAGGACCCATCCGGCGGCGGTGGCGAGTCCGCCTCGGACCCAGCTGGTGGCTGAGTCCCAGGCTTTCGCGGCGCCGGCCTTGATGTCGCCCCACCATCCGCCCATCGGGAGCAGTGCTTCCGATGGGTGGGAGCCGGCGGCGGCTTCGAGGCCTTTGTCGCTGAGGCCGAGGGCGTTCTGTGTCTGCGAGGCGGTGTAGACGCGGCCGGGCTGGTCGAAGTTGACGAGCTCGGGGCCTTCCTCGCCGACGAGTGCCCAGCCGGGCTGGGCGAGGCCGCCCTTGGCGAACTTGGGGATCTTCTTCATGTAGGGCAGGTTGATCTTCTCGCCCAGGCCGATGGCGTCGGCGGCCGAGTTGATCGTCTTGCGGATGCCCTGGTTGTAGACGGTGTCGATCACGAAGTTCACGGGGACGGCGGCGACGTTGCGCAGCTCGTTCCAGAATCCCTTGATGGCCTTCACGCCGTTCTCGAAGGCGCCGGGCAGGTCGCCCTTGATCAGGCTGCCGAAGGTGTCGAAGACTGGCTTTATGACGTTGTCGTAGACCCGGCGGAGGCTCTTGGACACGTTCTGCCACTTGTCCATGACCCAGTCGAGGGCGGGCTTCACGTAGGTCTGATAGAGCAGCTTGAAGGCCAGCCCCACGACGTCGAGGGTCGGCTGGATTTCACTGTTCCACCAGCCGGTCACGGCCTTCGCCGCGGCCTCCCACTTCGCCACGACCCAGCCGGTGACGCTGCCCCAGATGTCGCCGAACCACGACATGATCGAGCCCCAGTTGTTGACCGCGAGGATGATCCCGCCGATCACTGCCGCGGCCGCCACACCCCAGATCAGCCACGGGGACGCAGCGATCGTCAAACCGAGCACAGCCAGCGACAGGATGCCGACCGCGACGGCGGCCGCCTCGAGCACGCCGGGCGTCTCCATCGCCCACTCGGCGAATCCCTGCAGGGGCCCGAGAAGCGGCTGGATGCCGTCCGTGAGTATCTGCCCGAAGGACCGCTTCACGGTCTCCAAGCTCGTCGATGTGTTGTCGTTCAGGGTGTCGCCGAGGGTTGCTGCGGCGCCTTCTGTGGAGGCGAAGGCGTCGCCCATCGGGTCGATCATCCCGAGGAATTCCGGGATCTTGTCCGTCCCGAGGTCCTCGAGCGGTGTCCCGAAAAGGGAGATCGCGGCGGCCGCCTGCTCGCCCGGGTCTTCGACGCCCTGCAGCGCGTGCACGATCTGAGCCATGGCGCCCTCGGCGGTTTCCCCGCCGGCCAGGAGCTTGTTGGTCATCTCCTCCGTGTTGAGGCCGAGGGACTCGTAGGTGCCCGAGGTCGCCTTCGACATGTCGGTCGCGCGGATCGTGAACTCCTTGAGCGAATCGCCCATCTTGTCCATGCCGATCGCACCGTCTCCGGAGGAGGCCACGATCATGCCCATCGCGGTCTCACCGTCGATGCCGAGCGCTTCGAAGTGCTTCGAGTATTCGCTCATGACCGGGAGAATTTCGCCGCGCATGTGGGCGGGTACCTTCGTCATCGACCCCGCGATGAGGTCCATCGCCTGGTCGGCATCCGCGGCGAGCCCGGTCTTCATGAGGATGCCGGCCGTCGCCGTTGACTCTGCAACGTCGACCTCGAAGGCTGTTGCGAGGTCGAGTGCGTTCGCGGTGATGCGCTCGATATCCGCCTGAGACGCGTCGCGCATGCCGCCCATCGACGACACGACGGAGTCGACGGCATTGGTCACGTCGCCCATCGAGTCGCCCCACGCCCCGGCATAGAGACTGCCCGCGGCGTCTCCGTACACAGCTGCCTGTTCCGGCGTGGCCGCCAGCCGCGCGTTGAGCTTGTCTAGTCCGGCCTCGTTACCCAGAGCCGCCGAGAACGACTCGCCGAACAGGGCGGCGCCGCCGACCGCTCCGGCGAGTTGAGTCACGACCCCGCCGGTCGATGTAGCGAAGCCCTTCATCTTGTCGCCGGCCTTGCCGAGCCCACCGGAGAGTTTGCCCCACAGGCCCGGCGCCTCTTTGACTTCGTCGTTGAGGCCGCTCTGGGCGCGCTCGAGCTTGTCGACCGCAGTCTTGTGGCCCTTGTGCGCTTCTTCCAGCGCCTTCTCAGCCGTCGTGAACTTCTCGTCTGCAGCCGTGGCCTTGTCGCGCGCGTTCTCGAGCTTCAGGGTTGCTGCACGGGCTTGGGAGGACTCCTCGCCGTACTTCTGCACCTGGTCGGTGAGGCGCTGCTCCGCGGTCAGCAGGTCGGCGGCCGCGCGACGCTGCGTCTGGCGGGCCTTAGAAACCTCGCCCACCATCTTGCGGCGGAAGCCGTCCGCCGACTTCTCGGCCTTCTCGAGCTCGTCCACGATCCCGTCGGACGCGCCCGAGGTGCCGCCGCCGAAGGCCTTGCCCCACTCCTGGCCGGCTTTACCGCCGGCGTTCTTCGCGGCCTTCGTGCTGCCCTTCAGCAACTCGGCCCCAAAACCCCGCATGGACGGGAGGACGTCGAGCCATACTTCGTCAGCCACGGGCCGACCTCCAATCCATGCGGGGACGCGACCGCGATTACCGCGGGTCGGGGCGGGCGAGGACGGACATCAGATCCGCCCGTTCCGCTTCGTGCTTCTGCTCGATGCGCGCCTTCTGCGCCGGATCCGCCCTGGACTTGGGTGTATCCAGGAACTTCGGCTCGACCGGCGCAGCGCCCTTCGCGCGGAGCGCGCTGGAGAACGCCGCGTGCAGCGAGGCGACCCGGCTGTCTATGTGCCAGAGCAGCCACTCAGACTGGCTCCACGCACTGTCGAGCTCACGAGCGACAGGGTTGGCCGGCGGAAGGTGCTCGAGCATCACTCGGAACTTGCGGACCGTAATCTCGCCGGCGAGTGCTTCGGCGAGCGGGTCCCTTCCCGGGTAGGTCTGCATCAGGGCCGCCTCGTAGGCTTCCGGGGCGGCCCCGATGAGGGCTAGGACCTCCGGGGCCTGATTTTCCCCAGGTCCTCCTGCTTCTGGGCGGTGGCGGACGCGAAGAGCGCCGCGAGTTTGTCAGGAGTGCCGCCGTGATTCTCGAACTTCTCGAGCTGCTCCTCGGCCGTCACGCCGTCCTTGTAGTCCAGGATCACGAGGGCGGCGTCGCGGCTTTCGTCGCAGTCTCGGAGCCGACGCTGGAATTCGTCGAGGTCGTCCTGGTCGAAGCCGATGTTCAGCCGAATCCAGATGCTCTCGTCCTTGGAGAGCTGCACCTCCTGCAGGTTGCCGATGCCGGTCTCCTCGAGCTGCTGCTCGAACTGATCGAAACGGATTACGCGGGCGCGCGGGGTCTTCTTTGCCATGGTGGGTCCTCTCTGACGGGGGAAGCTGGGGAAGCGAATGAGGGCGGGCACCGGTGGGCTTCCCCACAACACCAGTGCCCGCCCCGTCGTGCCGTCCGCGCGCTAGTTGCGCGTGAACGAGATCTCGGCCGTCGTGTAGTCCGTACCAGCCGTGTCGACCGTGACCGCGGTGACCTGGCCGCCGGAGACCGTGGCCGTCGCAGCAGCGCCGGTGCCGTCGCCGGTGATGGCCACCGACGGGGCGACGTCGTAGCCGCCACCGCCGTCCAGGACTGCGATGTCCGTGATCGCACCTGCGTCCAGATCCGCGACGGCGATCGCGTCACGGAAGTAGTACGGGCCGTTCTGGGTGCGCGTGAAGGACTTCCCGACGGACTTGTCCTTGTAGAGGCCGAACGTGAACCCGTAGGACTCGGCGTCCGTGCGGTTCATCGTGCGCCCGGTCTTGGCGGTGACCTTGACCCGGTACCCGTACTCGTACCGGTAGCGGGCCTGTTCGCCGACGCCGTCCTGCATGATGCAGCCGAGCCGGTACTCCGGGTAGTCGGTGATCTCGCCGTCGTCGAAGAGCCACGGCGCGTGCTTGCCGGTCGGGAACTCCTCGAACGGGACGCCGTGCCAGAGCGCCTGCACGTATGCGTTGTCCTCGCCGAACGCCACCGTGAGGGACTTGTCCACCCCAGTGATGTCCGAGCGGACCGGCTCCAGGGACTGGAGCATGGAGGTGTTCTCGTTCGAGATCGAGTCCTCCTGGCCGACGCCGTCGGTCGTGACGAATCCGAGCTGCAGCGCTCCGGGCGGGAGGATCGGCAGGTGGTCGGACTCGCCGAAGAACATGGTGGGCGGGGCCGCGGCCCGGGACTGCAGGAAGAGCAGCTGCGTTCCCCACTTGCGGACGTTGAGCTCGTCGGTTTCGAGAATGGAAGCCACATCGGGCATGGTTCAGTCCTTTCGGAGGGGCAACCGCGCGGCTGCCAGAGGTTGAGTCAGGCCCGGATCGGCCGGACGGTGAGTGCGTAGGTTGCAGTGATCTTGACGACGTCGGGGTTCTCGTAGTCGTCGACGGCCGGTTGGAAGACGCATTCGACGTCGTCGACGTACCAGTTCGAGGTGCCGGAGGCGGCCAGGCGCCGGAGCGACCGGTCTGCGTCCCGGGCCGCGTCCCATGCCCCGGACCTGGTTGACGCGAAGGCCTCGACTTCGACGAGCGGGGCACGGTCGATGCTGCGCCCATCCCGTCCTCCGACGACGACGGCTTTGTACGCCGGCAGGTGCTCCTCGAGCGTCGGCGGCGTGGTCGTGTACACGCGGCGCCCAGTGTCCGCCGTCAGCCATGCGCCGAGCTCCTGCTCGACGTGCGGGTAGTCGGTCCGGAGCTCAGGCATTCGAGGCCCTCCGGAGGATCTGTCGGCGCGTTAGCTTCGCGTTGAAGTCCCGCGAGCGCAGCTTGTCCGGCATATCGGCGACCACTCGCGCGTACGAACGCTCGAGGCCGGACGGAGACTTTCCGCCACTGCGGACGCCCTCGGCGATCTTGAGCTGTTCGGCGAACGCCGTGGCGCCGGCCGTTAGAGCAATGGCCCGCGCACGCGGCAGGATGCGTTCGGCCTTCGCCCGCGCAGCGGCCCGGACCGCCGGTGTGTCCATCGCCGCGTTGAGCTTCTTCACCGAGAGCGGTTTCCTCATGCCAGACATCAGCTACCCCTCTCTGCCGGATCAGTCCCCGGCGGCGGTTTTCCGTCGGGCCTTCCGCTCCGGCTGGTCCG
Encoded here:
- a CDS encoding N-acetylmuramoyl-L-alanine amidase, whose product is MSSTGFILLDTPNKNTPQCRKTRRNNAKPTGTCVVHTAENFIDLIGEDSGAETVAKFIATRTGYGSYHFLCDSDSLVFMAPASYETWHDTATNNFSYGGSMAVRAGEWHRIPEDRRERIVKNCAAGFASYARWLKETYGITIPAKRITRAQAHRGEPGFLGHGDSDPGRRSDPGAAFDWKLFLEEFARLTNSKDAVDPAGATPTRKDWFDMVSKSEMSELLDERLEAFAARKPQMKGKAAEVFGQHHNSRDDVLSYGGLAWDQTRGLRDLIRELDAGTSAQEIADLIVERTDSVKAEAIVDAIAERLK
- a CDS encoding pyocin knob domain-containing protein, encoding MAFSTFDAFVVVDPRTLAPVAGVAGTIADAATGSSIQVYDMNENPVPVLASNSKGYVGSFKTQGTVRRIEAKFGDYALVKTSAEAIAEAAALGDRVSVLENPQELANGSDLNTVQVNGWRFSRSVSNTATMTNRPPDAADSPFQVEVSTATVGNYVHTVQTYYTYSESFERRVWERNTVNALGTGWSDWRRMDNPAAMLSGAANPMLLQDFTRRRGPVHTNGRAAVAYRFDHGLANYRDEIKPLFDARWWKHSQALNSNQWGYAEMGGVTPAQVDGWVQEGLLEIWHHAENHSDATTVSLLEQRIVESLETLRSQIPSAVIDGFAPPGVGGSSYLGFNGGNSAEAFFETVAGRLILEHHAVSSGYIPDTAYHRPLDGVVRHGMGHLTADSLSAATLNDRVDIAIANGEGIQIMLHPSQINLTGKITTAEFEAHLNYVQQKVDEGVLVVLSPYELVLANRRNMEMIQLGDVDLNTLLVPGDYFQPASVNAGGGNNYPEGRAGDVMVRSNSTGSNVTQKYHSYGSTNRVWHRTYYSGTWYPWQSGDPQFDETAGRKITVRDPINGREQLIHYDSGWRDVSGLLTNGWTVGTDFRIRREGYTVTLRIHNLNGSAASTSAVWQLPSGFRPQGTTEVFLRSDEAGTVMKLMTIRWDGAIFMSTGTVTTNNGATEVSFATTAAAPSTLPGTAIGTIPYQ
- a CDS encoding fibronectin type III domain-containing protein encodes the protein MSDTQLDGSWNLPTATSGKPRDRVRIQVWDLVSGSYSTAYVGGPSRTSYTYNSAEADNRYRLRVRAENDAGSSDWAYSGYVPTRPAPAADLVAVRSGTDISVTWDIVARYNTGLKFAHSEDGGAWNYDLATLAADTTSYTHVGPDPAKTHQYAVAMTADGRQSEWAYSAVVQLLTNPLAPTPTAPLDAFDGASVMAFYWVHNPVDGTAQTAYEIQYRVDGGDWTSTGKLAGSSFSHEFAGGTFANGATLEWQVRTWGEYATEPSESPWSETVLLEVSSTPTVNLTTPADAAVVETSSLTAAWSYGDAEASSQTGWAVVLYSAADAALETLQGTDDAASAVFETYLKDGASYSVGVAVRDGAGLWSAEDRNYFTVDYAEPPAPAVTANFDVDTGAMMITIDTPDAVAPAPEAEYVDLYRAIDDGPWTLIATNLPKTTALTDYIPALVGVNHYRAVSVSALPSTAESLVVQVVVDAGEGWCYLNAGPGFSVVARVRANAKRSRSFSREKVLHEFAGRTHPVEFAGEHRRHTGSLAVRVSPNPDGGATLTQLRRVVDLPAPVCYRDPLGERIFVSLQELADSSERIVTDANFSWTEVSHHE